From the genome of Desulfovibrio sp. JY:
TGTGCGCGCCGGTCAGCTTGTCGCAGCGCCCCTCGATGTAGCCGGCCTCCAGGTTGAAGGTCGCGCCCATTTTTTCCAGGGCGGTCAGGTGCAAATTGACGGGCCGCGCGCCGATGGCGCAACCGCCGGGCAGCGCCACCCGGGCCTGTCCGACCCTGGCCAAAAGCGGCCCGAGGACCAGCACCGAGGCGCGCATGGTGCGGACGAGGTCGTAGGGGGCCTCGGGATTGAGCTCTTGGCTCGGTTCCAGGGTGACGGTGTTGCCGTCGAAGGTGGACGGGCAGCCGAGCATGTCGAGGAGCCGCAGCGTGGTGTGGATGTCGCGCAGCCGGGGCACGTTTTCGATGACCGTCGGTTTGGTGAGCAGGGGCGCGGCGAGCAGGATGGGCAGGGCCGCGTTTTTCGAGCCGCTGATGCGCACGGAGCCGTGAAGGGGTTTGCCGCCCCGGATAAGCAGTTTGTCCATGTATGGGATCCTTGGCTGAATTGCGTGATGGTGGCAAGGGCGACGGCGCGCTTGCACTAACCACGATACCCTGGGGGAAGGATATGGGCAAGAGAATGAAAAAGATGTTGACGGGACGGTGGGGTGGGGCTAAAGAAATCGTTCTCCAGTCGATGGTGGCTGTAGCTCAGTTGGTAGAGTCCCAGGTTGTGGCCCTGGTTGCCGTGGGTTCGAGTCCCACCAGTCACCCCATCAAATTTTCGGAAAAAGGCCCGGTTTTGCCGGGCCTTTTATTTTTTGTCGCCTGTTTACGGCGTGCCGGGGGCGCGTGTCGCGGGGAGAGGTTTCGAATCCGGCCGCTTCCCCGGACCGCGAGCGGACGTCCGGAGCGGGGCTTTTGGACTGCCCGGACCAGCCCCGAGGTTTCGACCACCGTTCAGGATGGCGGCGTCGATCCGTTTCGGGCCTGTTTCGTCCCGGCCCGCAACAGGGTAGTATGCCGCAGGCGACGCTTCGGGGCGCGAGGCGGAAGGGACGCGCTGCCTATGGGGACAGGCCATGAAACGCATCTATTACCATGTGAGCCGCTACATCAGCCATAAGCGTGCCGGCGAGGATTTCATCGCCGCGCTCGGGGCTGTGGGAATCGCCTGCGTAGCCGATCCGGCCGCGGCCGACGTGCTCCTTTTGCACGACGAACCCATGGCCCTGGCCGAAATCATCCCGCGCTACAGGGACAAATACCGCATTGCCTATTCGGTCTGGGAAACGCAGACGCTTTCCGATTCCTATGCCAAGGCGCTTTGCGGCGTGGACCGGGTCTGGACCTGTTCGCCCTTTTCCGCGACCGCCTTTGCCGCGGCCGGATTCCCCGTGGATGTCGTGCCGCATGTGGTGCGCGTCGATCCGCCGACGGCAGGCGACCTTGACGCCATCAAGGCGCAGATCGCCTATGACCCGGGCAAGTTCTACTTTTACACCATGGTCGACTCGGTCAATCCCCGCAAAAACCTGGAAGCCTTGCTGCAAACGTTTGTGGCCACGTTCGGCAACGTCGGCGACGTGAAACTCGTGGTCAAGCAGTACAGAAATTCCTGGGACCTTGCCGGGTTGCCCAATGTCGTCAGCCTGGACGCCTTCTTGAGCCCCGGGCAGATCGCGGCCCTGCATGGCCTGCTCGATTGCTATGTCAGCGCGCATCACGCCGAAGCCTGGGGACTGTCACTTTCCGACGCCATGTTTTGCGGCAAACCGGTCATCGCGACCGGTTTTTCCGGCAACATGTCGTACATGAACCCGCAAAACAGCTTTCCGGTCCAGTACACCCTGGTCCCTGTTTCCGGACGCATGTGCGACCTTATCCCCCTGTATACGCGGGACATGGTCTGGGCGGAAATCGACCGCCGCCATCTCGCCTATCTGCTGCGCAAGGTGCGGCGACACAAGTACGCCTTGGATCTCCCGGCCCGGGCGCGGCAGGACATGGAGCGTTTCAGCCCCTTGCAGGTTGGGCGGCGCATGCGGGACCTGCTGGAGCGTATCTGATCCGGCCGTTTGCCCGACCTGCGCTCTTGTATCCGGGGCCTGCCGGGCTTCGCGCATCGTTGCGGCGTCTCCCCACTCACGGCCGCGCCTGATGCTCTTTTGCTTCTGACATTACCCGCTTGGCGATCTTTCCGCCGCATCCCGTTTTCATGGAAACCTGCCGCGTCAGGTGGTATGTGTGTCTATTTGGCGTAATGGCCAAATTTCAACTTGCCAATTCCCGAATGGGTCTCTATTTTCATTCTTGGTCAAATTGCCAATAATGATGTCTGTCCTCGCCTGGTCGCTGCCGGCGATGGTCATTTTGCGCAAGGTGTCGCTGCTGGTGGCCGTTGCCGCCATTGTCGGCCGCGGTATTTTGCTTGTGGGGTAGGTGATTAACGCTCTGTTGTAACGCACAAGGAGGTTGCCATGCGGTTTTTGGCCCAGCTCTTCCCGGAATTCGCGTCCTCGCTCGATGCCATGGACGCGCTCTATGCCGAAAAGCGGCTCATCGACGAAAAGACCTATCAATTCATTTGCTTTGCCGTCTCCATCAAGGCCCGGTCCAAACCCTGCGTGCTCAAGCACTTCAAGGGAGCCCTCGAAGCCGGGGCGAGCCTTAAGGAACTGGCCTACATCCTGGCCTTGGTCATGCGCGAGGCGGCCGGGGCCGACGACTGCTGGACCCACGACGTGCTCGGCGACGTGGCCGATATCGTGGCCGGCAACATTGACTGCGCCTGCAAGAAATAGGCGCGCGGAGGAACATACGATGTTGATTCAGGTGCTCGGCACGGGCTGCGCCAAGTGCAAGGAGCTGGAAAAGCTGGTGCGGGAGACGGTCGCGGAAAAAGGCAGCGACGCACAAGTCGAAAAGGTGACCGACCTCAAGCAGATCGCCATGATGGGCGTTTTCACCACGCCGGCGGTGGTCGTCGACGGGGTCATCAAGTCCGTGGGGGCGATTCCGCCGAAAGCGGATATCGCGGCCTGGATTTCCTGATTGTACCGTATGGCTCCGGGAGAGGCCACGCCCTCCCGGAGCCGTGATATTTATTCCACGCCGAGTAGCGCCTGGGCGAAGTCCTGGCCCACGAAGGGGCGCAAGTCCTCCATCTTTTCCCCCAGCCCCACATAGGTGATGGGCACGCCGAAGGATAGCGCGATGCCGACCACCACCCCGCCCTTGGCCGTGCCGTCGAGCTTGGTCAGGATGATCTCGTCCACGCCCGCCGCCTCGTTGAAAAGCTTGGTCTGGGACAAGGCGTTCTGGCCGGTGGTGGCGTCGAGCACGAGCACCGAGCGGTGGGGCGCTCCGGGGTGTTTCTTGGCCACGACCCGGCGGATTTTGCGCAATTCTTCCATGAGGTTGGTCTTGGTGTGCAACCGGCCGGCGGTGTCGAGGTAGAGCACGTCGAAGCCTTCGGACAGGGCCTTGTCCATGGCCTCGAAGGCCACCGCCGCCGGGTCGGCGTTCTCGCCCTTGGTGTAAAATGCCGCGCCGACCCGGTCGGCCCAGATTTTGAGCTGTTCGATGGCCGCGGCCCGGAAGGTGTCGCCGGCGGCGATGAGCACCTTTTTGCCCTGCATGATGTCGCGGTGGGCCAGCTTGGCGATGGTGGTGGTCTTGCCCACGCCGTTGACGCCGATCATCATGACCACTTCCGGCGGGTTGATGGCCTTGATGGTCTTTTGGACCTGGAAGATTTCCGCCAATTCCTCGCGCAGGATGTCCTTGAACACGGCCGGGTCGGTGGTGCCGCGTTTTCTGACCTTTTCGCGCAGGTTGTCCATGAGCTTGGCCGCCGGCTCGAAGCCGACGTCGGCCATGATGAGGATTTCCTCGAGCTCCTCCCAGAACGCCTCGTCGATGACGGCATGGTTGCCGAGCAGTCCGTCGATGCGCTTGACGATCTGTTCCTTGGTCTTGGCCAGCCCTTCGGAGAGCTTGAGGAAAAGCCGGTTGCGCTCGTCCTCCTCGTCCTCGAGCTCAAGGGCCAAAGCCAGGCGGTATTGCAGTTCCGAACGGAACAGCTCCACCTCGTCGTATTCCATGAGCGCGACCCAGTCCGCGAACTTGGCCACGAACGCGTCGGCCTCGTCGGCCGGGGCCTGCAAGCTCGCGAACAAAAAGCGTAGCCGGTCCCACAGGTCCGGCCCGGCCTCGGTGACGTCGGCCAGGAGAATATCGAGCCAGGCCGAGAGCTTGGGTTCGGCTTGTCGCAACTCGAGAATCAGCGCGTCGCGCCAGGGCGCGTTTTCTCCCGGCACAGCCGAAGCCTGGGGCGCGGCGGTGACCGGTTTGGCCGCCGGGGCCGGGGCTGCGGGAGCGGCCGGCTGCGCCGCAGGGGCAACCGGAGTCGGTTTGGATTCGATCACCGGTTGCGCGGGCTCGGCTTTTGCCTGGGGCGCTTCGGGCTTGGGTGAAACGCCTTCGTCGATGGTCGCGGCCGGCTTTTCGGCCATGGCGGCGGGTTCGGGAGAAGGGGCTGGTTCGGGAGCGACAGACGGTGAAAGAGCTTCCTCATGCTGCGGGAGGCCCGGGGCCACGGGAGGCGCGAGGTCGATGCTGTCTTCGTCCTGCGACGATGGAGCGGCTTCCTGCTCCGGCAGGGCGTCCGTATCCGCCATGTGCGGCTCGGGCTGCCGGGCGGTTGGCGCGACGGCAGGCCGGTCCGTCGGCTCTGGCTCCTCAGGCGTGGGCGCGACGGCGGGAGCGTCGGTTTCCTCCGGGGACGGGGCGGCGGTCTGTGTTTCCTCGTCCGTCTTCCAGAATTTCTTGATCTTCGAAAAAAAACCCATGAACGGCATCCTTGTGTTCGGGTGGAAATCGGTGTGGCGGGAGCGCGCAAGGCAGCGCGCGGCCTCAATGTATAGCCGGGCGCAGGGTTGGGCGCAACCGCCCGGGCACGGAGGGGCGAAGGGCGGTTGTGGTTGGTT
Proteins encoded in this window:
- a CDS encoding glycosyltransferase yields the protein MKRIYYHVSRYISHKRAGEDFIAALGAVGIACVADPAAADVLLLHDEPMALAEIIPRYRDKYRIAYSVWETQTLSDSYAKALCGVDRVWTCSPFSATAFAAAGFPVDVVPHVVRVDPPTAGDLDAIKAQIAYDPGKFYFYTMVDSVNPRKNLEALLQTFVATFGNVGDVKLVVKQYRNSWDLAGLPNVVSLDAFLSPGQIAALHGLLDCYVSAHHAEAWGLSLSDAMFCGKPVIATGFSGNMSYMNPQNSFPVQYTLVPVSGRMCDLIPLYTRDMVWAEIDRRHLAYLLRKVRRHKYALDLPARARQDMERFSPLQVGRRMRDLLERI
- a CDS encoding carboxymuconolactone decarboxylase family protein, with translation MRFLAQLFPEFASSLDAMDALYAEKRLIDEKTYQFICFAVSIKARSKPCVLKHFKGALEAGASLKELAYILALVMREAAGADDCWTHDVLGDVADIVAGNIDCACKK
- a CDS encoding thioredoxin family protein, producing MLIQVLGTGCAKCKELEKLVRETVAEKGSDAQVEKVTDLKQIAMMGVFTTPAVVVDGVIKSVGAIPPKADIAAWIS
- the ftsY gene encoding signal recognition particle-docking protein FtsY, yielding MAEKPAATIDEGVSPKPEAPQAKAEPAQPVIESKPTPVAPAAQPAAPAAPAPAAKPVTAAPQASAVPGENAPWRDALILELRQAEPKLSAWLDILLADVTEAGPDLWDRLRFLFASLQAPADEADAFVAKFADWVALMEYDEVELFRSELQYRLALALELEDEEDERNRLFLKLSEGLAKTKEQIVKRIDGLLGNHAVIDEAFWEELEEILIMADVGFEPAAKLMDNLREKVRKRGTTDPAVFKDILREELAEIFQVQKTIKAINPPEVVMMIGVNGVGKTTTIAKLAHRDIMQGKKVLIAAGDTFRAAAIEQLKIWADRVGAAFYTKGENADPAAVAFEAMDKALSEGFDVLYLDTAGRLHTKTNLMEELRKIRRVVAKKHPGAPHRSVLVLDATTGQNALSQTKLFNEAAGVDEIILTKLDGTAKGGVVVGIALSFGVPITYVGLGEKMEDLRPFVGQDFAQALLGVE